A window of Rhizobium acidisoli contains these coding sequences:
- a CDS encoding ABC transporter substrate-binding protein has product MIKVSFVPARFARQLSLKAALAAGLMMAAMAPAEAAKTTLTLGMSVEPTGLDPTIAAPVAIGQVTWQNVFEGLVTIDQAGKIQPQLAKSWEISPDGLTYTFKLQTGVTFHDGEVFDAASAKFTLDRARGPDSVNPQKRFFASIASIDTPDAETLVLHLSAPTGSLIYWLGWPASVMVAPKTAADDKVTPIGTGPFKFVGWAKGDKVELEKNADYWNKAASAKLDKVIFRFIADPQAQAAALKSGDLDAFPEFAAPELMSSFEGDARLVTRIGNTELKVVAGMNNARKPFDDKRVRQALMMAIDRKTVIDGAWSGLGTPIGSHYTPNDPGYQDMTGVLPYDIGKAKALLAEAGYPNGFTFTIKSPQMAYAPRSAEVMQAMFAEIGVTMNIEPTAFPAKWVQDIMKDRNFDMTIVAHAEPLDIDIYGRDPYYFNYKNPVFTALMKKVQETADPATQNAIYGEAQKILAEDVPALYLFVMPKLGVWDGKLKGLWENEPMPSNVLSGVSWEE; this is encoded by the coding sequence ATGATCAAGGTTTCCTTCGTACCGGCGCGCTTCGCCCGGCAGCTTTCTCTCAAGGCTGCGCTTGCGGCGGGACTCATGATGGCGGCGATGGCGCCGGCCGAGGCAGCGAAGACCACCCTTACTCTCGGCATGAGCGTCGAGCCGACCGGCCTCGATCCGACGATCGCAGCACCGGTGGCGATCGGCCAGGTGACCTGGCAGAACGTGTTCGAGGGACTGGTGACGATCGACCAGGCCGGCAAGATCCAGCCGCAGCTGGCAAAAAGCTGGGAGATTTCGCCTGACGGCCTGACCTATACGTTCAAGCTGCAGACCGGCGTCACATTCCATGACGGCGAGGTCTTCGATGCCGCCAGCGCCAAGTTTACGCTCGACCGCGCCCGCGGACCCGATTCGGTCAATCCGCAGAAACGCTTCTTCGCCTCGATCGCTTCGATCGATACGCCCGATGCCGAAACGCTGGTGCTGCATCTTTCGGCGCCGACCGGCAGCCTGATCTACTGGCTCGGCTGGCCGGCTTCGGTGATGGTCGCGCCCAAGACCGCTGCCGACGACAAGGTGACGCCGATCGGCACCGGCCCCTTCAAATTCGTCGGCTGGGCGAAGGGCGACAAGGTCGAACTGGAAAAGAATGCCGACTACTGGAACAAGGCTGCGTCCGCCAAGCTCGACAAGGTGATCTTCCGCTTCATCGCCGACCCGCAGGCGCAGGCGGCTGCGCTGAAATCCGGCGATCTCGATGCCTTTCCGGAATTTGCCGCACCGGAGCTGATGAGTTCTTTCGAGGGCGATGCAAGGCTCGTCACCAGGATCGGCAATACCGAGCTCAAAGTCGTCGCCGGCATGAACAATGCCAGGAAGCCGTTCGACGACAAACGCGTGCGCCAGGCGCTGATGATGGCGATCGACCGCAAGACGGTGATCGACGGCGCATGGTCCGGCCTCGGCACGCCGATCGGCAGCCACTACACGCCGAACGATCCCGGCTATCAGGATATGACCGGCGTGCTGCCTTACGACATCGGCAAGGCGAAGGCGCTGCTTGCCGAAGCCGGCTATCCCAACGGCTTCACCTTCACGATCAAGTCGCCGCAGATGGCCTATGCGCCGCGCAGCGCCGAGGTGATGCAGGCGATGTTTGCCGAGATCGGCGTGACGATGAATATCGAGCCGACCGCGTTTCCGGCAAAATGGGTCCAGGATATCATGAAGGACCGTAACTTCGACATGACGATCGTCGCCCATGCCGAGCCGCTCGACATCGACATCTACGGGCGCGATCCCTATTATTTCAACTACAAGAACCCGGTGTTTACCGCGCTGATGAAGAAGGTCCAGGAGACCGCCGATCCCGCCACGCAGAACGCGATCTATGGCGAGGCGCAGAAGATCCTCGCCGAGGACGTGCCGGCGCTCTACCTCTTCGTCATGCCGAAACTCGGCGTCTGGGACGGAAAGCTGAAGGGGTTGTGGGAGAACGAACCGATGCCGTCCAATGTGCTGTCCGGGGTTTCGTGGGAGGAGTGA
- a CDS encoding ABC transporter permease: MITLLLRRFAGLLVTLLIVSLLIFTVMDLLPGDPASIMLGTSASPETLAALRHDLGLDQPLILRYGRWLAGLFSGDLGQSYTYGVAVAGLIVERLAVTLPLALMAVVLSVAIALPLGVLAASRRGGLFDVIATLFSQIGIAVPAFWVALLLIILFSTLLGLMPAGGFPGWSAGLLPALQALVMPAVALAMPQAGVLTRVARSAVLETLHEDFARTAVAKGLSRNAVLWRHVVPNALIPILTMIGLQFTFLVAGAVLVENVFNLPGLGRLALQALAQRDIIVMQDVVLFFAALVIVVNFVIDLSYLAIDPRMRKAA, encoded by the coding sequence ATGATCACACTCCTCCTCCGCCGCTTCGCCGGTCTCCTCGTCACGCTCCTCATCGTCTCGCTGCTGATCTTCACGGTCATGGATCTACTGCCCGGCGATCCCGCCTCGATCATGCTCGGCACTTCGGCAAGCCCGGAAACCTTGGCGGCGCTGCGGCATGATCTCGGGCTCGATCAGCCGCTCATCCTGCGTTACGGGCGATGGCTGGCCGGCCTATTCTCCGGTGATCTCGGCCAATCCTACACCTATGGCGTCGCGGTCGCGGGGCTGATTGTCGAGCGGCTGGCGGTGACGCTGCCGCTGGCGCTGATGGCGGTCGTGCTATCGGTGGCGATTGCCCTGCCGCTCGGGGTGCTGGCCGCGTCGCGCCGCGGCGGGCTCTTTGACGTCATCGCCACGCTGTTTTCGCAGATCGGCATTGCCGTGCCCGCCTTCTGGGTGGCGCTGCTGTTGATCATCCTGTTTTCGACGTTGCTCGGGCTGATGCCGGCCGGCGGCTTCCCGGGCTGGAGTGCCGGTCTGCTGCCGGCGTTGCAGGCGCTTGTCATGCCGGCCGTCGCGCTGGCGATGCCGCAGGCCGGCGTGTTGACGCGGGTGGCGCGGTCGGCGGTGCTCGAGACGCTGCATGAGGATTTTGCCCGCACTGCCGTCGCCAAGGGGCTTTCGCGCAACGCCGTGCTGTGGCGGCATGTCGTGCCGAATGCTCTGATCCCGATCCTCACCATGATCGGGCTGCAATTTACCTTTCTCGTCGCCGGCGCGGTGCTGGTGGAAAATGTCTTCAACCTGCCCGGCCTCGGGCGGCTGGCGCTGCAGGCGCTCGCCCAGCGCGACATCATCGTCATGCAGGATGTCGTGCTGTTCTTTGCAGCCCTCGTCATCGTGGTGAATTTCGTGATCGATCTCTCCTATCTGGCGATCGACCCCAGGATGAGAAAGGCGGCTTGA